From Drosophila nasuta strain 15112-1781.00 chromosome X, ASM2355853v1, whole genome shotgun sequence, one genomic window encodes:
- the LOC132795277 gene encoding protein quiver: MQASVLLITTVIFVIMASQAPLANAALRRCYQCRSRGELGSCKDPFSFNATDVEREPGLSAIPCASGWCGKVIEGGGTYALDDYDLAIQRMCVQRGPDDNMDRCADTIYNHKKVFMCFCQGDLCNAAASPWPQFLSQQLFVWIATVLLSTQLVRFYL, from the exons ATGCAAGCGTCCGTATTGCTGATTACAACTGTGATATTCGTTATAATGGCCAGCCAGGCACCTCTGGCAAATG CGGCACTGCGACGTTGCTACCAATGCAGGTCGCGTGGCGAACTGGGGAGCTGCAAGGATCCGTTTAGCTTCAATGCCACCGACGTGGAGCGCGAACCCGGCCTCTCAGCCATTCCCTGCGCCAGTGGCTGGTGTGGCAAGGTGATAGAAGGCGGCGGTACCTACGCCCTCGATG ATTACGATCTGGCCATTCAACGCATGTGCGTGCAACGTGGCCCCGATGATAACATGGATCGCTGCGCCGACACAATCTACAACCACAAGAAAGTCTTCATGTGCTTCTGCCAAGGGGATCTCTGCAATGCCGCTGCTTCGCCTTGGCCTCAGTTCCTCAGCCAACAATTGTTCGTCTGGATAGCGACTGTTTTGTTAAGCACACAATTGGTGcgcttttatttgtaa